Within the Salinirubrum litoreum genome, the region GACTCGGGCGCGTCGAGATTGGAGACGTCGAAGTTCGCCGGCTCCTGCTCGACCGTGATCTCGGCGGTGTCGATCACCGCACCGCCGTCTGCGGTGTAGGGACCGTCCGCCTCGCCGCCGCTGGCGACGAAGTCGTAGGTCTCGTTACCGTTCGTGTCGAGGTGCGGCATCGCCACGAGCGTCTCGTTGGCGGGCAGGCTGTCGACGTTGAAGTTCGCACCGGGGACGTCGTACAGCGTCACTTCCACGTCCTCGTGCGTGCCGGGTGCGAGGTAGTCGGAGACGCCGATGACGCTCCCGATGACGTTCCCGTCGAACAGGCTGCTGTTGTGGATGGCGACGAAGCCGCCGTCGGACATCGTCACCGAGTCGACGACGACGGTCGTCCCGTCGGTCGTCTGGTTCTCGAAGGTCACGTCCGCCGTCGGTGCCGGCTCCTCGACCGCGATGGTCGCGGTGGCGCTGTCGTCGTCGGTGAAGACGCCGTGTGCGTACTCACCGGACAGGCCGGTCGTGTCGAGGTCGGCGAAGGTGACGGTCGTCGTCTCGCCGGGATCGAGACTGACTTCCTGGCTGGTCAGTGTCTCGTCCTCGGCGAGCGTACCGTCTTGGTTCAGGTCGAGTCTGAACTCGACCGTCTGCGTGCCGGCCTGTTCGCCGGTGTTGGTCACGTCCGCCGACACGTCGATCGCGTCGCCGGCAGTCGCCGTCGCCGGTGCGTCGAGGTTCGAGACGTCGAAGCTCGCCGGGGCCGGCGGCTCGTCGCCGGTGCCGACCGTCAGCGTCCCGTCGGTCGCCTGCGGGACCGCGTAGTTGACCCCCTCTTCGGTGCCGAGGGCGTTCACGTCGACGGTCAGGTCGGTCGTCCCGTCCGCGAGGCCGTCGACGGTCACGGTCAGAATCGTGACGCTCCCGGTGTCGGCCGTGTCCGCCAGCGCGGCGCGGGCCGTGACCGAGGAGCCGGTCTCGACGGGTGTCTCTGTCAGGCCGGGATCGCCGCCGAACTCGACGTCGGTGATGCTCGCCACCGACGAGTCGGTGAGACCGACGGTGATGTTGTACGCGCCGACGCCGCCGTTCGCGTCGGCGACGACCACGTCGAAGGTCGTCGTGTCGCCGACGTCGACCGACCCGCTACCGGGCTGGACGACGACGGGAGTCGTCGGCCCCGCCTGCTGTGCGGGATCGTCGAAGACCGCCGCCGGCACGGCCGCGACGCCGCCGCCGAAGACGACGAGCACCGCCACCGTGACGGTGAGCAGTTTGTGGTTCGTGAGTGTCTGTATCATCTGTCGTCTCTCCTGTGTGTCACGCTGTGTGTCATGTCTTGTTTCGTGTCGCTGACCGACTCGTTACCTATCTGTCGTCGCTCGGCTACCGGTGACGTCCCGTCACCGACCGCCGGGGGGCGTGCATCTAGTCCCGGCTGTGAGTCACGCATCTCAGAACCACCCCGTGAAGAGGTCCACGACGAGATCGATCACCTGGGAGATGTCGGTGAACAGACCCGTACTCTCGCCGCTGTCACTGATCTCGTTGCTGAAGTGGAACTGCACGTCGACCACGTCGAACTCGCCGTTGCCGTTGTAGTCGAACTGTGCCTCGTACTCGTCGAGGATCGGGTCGTCGAGGTTGGCGAACAGCGCCTGGGTGTCGACCTCGTCGACCGTCCCGTCGCCGTTCACGTCCTCGTAGGTGCCGTCACCGTCGGTGTCGATCGGCTGGCCCGCGAACTGCGGGTTCAGCTTCGGCGGGGCGATCCGGATCGTCGCCGTCTGACTCGTGTCGCCGAAGACGCCGTGGGCGTACTCGCCGAGCGCGATTCCCTCCGGCACGGTCGGCGAGAACGTCACGCTGGTCGAGGCACCCGCGTCGAGGGTGACCTCCTCTGTCGCGACCGTCTCGTCGGCCGTCAACTCGCCGTCGCCGTTCAGATCGAGGCGGAACTCGACGGTCTTCGTCGCCGCCTGCTCACCGTCGTTCGTGACGGTGGCCGACACTTCGATGGTGTCGCCGGGGGCGGCGCTGTCGGGTGCCTGCAGGTCGGACACCGC harbors:
- a CDS encoding DUF7282 domain-containing protein, giving the protein MIQTLTNHKLLTVTVAVLVVFGGGVAAVPAAVFDDPAQQAGPTTPVVVQPGSGSVDVGDTTTFDVVVADANGGVGAYNITVGLTDSSVASITDVEFGGDPGLTETPVETGSSVTARAALADTADTGSVTILTVTVDGLADGTTDLTVDVNALGTEEGVNYAVPQATDGTLTVGTGDEPPAPASFDVSNLDAPATATAGDAIDVSADVTNTGEQAGTQTVEFRLDLNQDGTLAEDETLTSQEVSLDPGETTTVTFADLDTTGLSGEYAHGVFTDDDSATATIAVEEPAPTADVTFENQTTDGTTVVVDSVTMSDGGFVAIHNSSLFDGNVIGSVIGVSDYLAPGTHEDVEVTLYDVPGANFNVDSLPANETLVAMPHLDTNGNETYDFVASGGEADGPYTADGGAVIDTAEITVEQEPANFDVSNLDAPESVDEGDLIDVSADVTNTGEQAGTQTVEFRLDLNQDGTLSEDEALTSQELSLEPGETTTVTFEDLDTSGLDGEYQHGVFTDDDNATATIEVDEDDPAPEPPTADVTFADQTSDGTTVVVDSVTMSEGGFVAIHNSSLFDGNVIGSVIGVSDYLAPGTHEDVEVTLYDVPGASFNVDRLPADEELVAMPHLDTDGDEQYGFVATGGEVDGPYTEDGSAVIDTAQITVEADEEPETVFYQLDFIGGEPYEELGPNVDNGFYADDDEDRLFRYAHGNSDEGITSKDTAWPSAELRQCVEYGHINQDGDTASITFTVNESCEDVTLSLALYEKPGPGFDREATQTLVASDSGTFDSGTHTLTVELPDGEDSEE